In a genomic window of Siniperca chuatsi isolate FFG_IHB_CAS linkage group LG1, ASM2008510v1, whole genome shotgun sequence:
- the rxfp3.3a1 gene encoding relaxin-3 receptor 1 — translation MNEENESVCLNKSLTEMDCFSNLEDIDVTADGSPILRFLICLVYSGVCASGLMGNLLVIFFIRVKQERKKSRVNFFVLNLAVTDLQFVLTLPFWAVDTVLDFSWPFGDAMCKIILSVTVMNMYASVFFLTAMSVTRYCSVASALKNRNVQKSCSTKWICAIIWTLATLATAPTSIFSTVSNVTGEKLCLLRFPGGQYWLAVYHIQKILVGFVLPMSIVSISYIMLLRFIRIRSMKTSNPKRRSQVTKSITIVVLSFFLCWMPNHAITLWSVLVKLNVANWDKAYYIVHTYVFPLTVCLAHTNSCLNPIIYCLMRKEFRNKLRGLIHRG, via the coding sequence ATGAATGAAGAAAATGAGAGCGTTTGTTTGAACAAGTCACTGACGGAGATGGACTGTTTCAGCAACTTGGAGGACATTGACGTGACAGCTGACGGGAGCCCGATTCTGAGATTCCTCATCTGCCTTGTTTATTCTGGAGTCTGCGCTTCGGGTCTGATGGGCAACCTGCTGGTCATCTTCTTCATCAGGGTCaaacaagagaggaagaagtCCAGGGTGAACTTCTTCGTGCTCAACTTGGCAGTGACAGACCTGCAGTTCGTGCTCACTCTGCCTTTCTGGGCCGTGGACACCGTGCTGGACTTCAGCTGGCCGTTTGGAGACGCCATGTGCAAAATCATCCTCTCGGTCACCGTGATGAACATGTACGCCAGCGTCTTTTTTCTCACTGCCATGAGTGTGACCCGCTACTGCTCAGTCGCCTCTGCTCTGAAGAACAGAAACGTGCAGAAGTCCTGTTCCACCAAATGGATCTGCGCAATTATTTGGACCCTGGCCACTCTGGCGACTGCGCCGACATCGATTTTCTCAACTGTGAGCAACGTAACCGGagaaaaactgtgtttgttGAGGTTTCCCGGTGGACAGTACTGGTTAGCAGTTTATCACATACAGAAAATACTTGTAGGTTTTGTATTGCCAATGTCCATCGTGTCCATCAGCTACATCATGCTGCTGCGTTTCATCCGCATTCGGAGTATGAAAACAAGCAACCCCAAACGGAGATCCCAAGTTACCAAATCTATCACCATCGTCGTGTTGTCCTTCTTCCTGTGCTGGATGCCAAACCACGCCATCACCTTGTGGAGTGTGCTGGTCAAACTGAACGTTGCAAACTGGGACAAAGCGTACTACATAGTTCACACATATGTGTTCCCACTGACCGTATGTCTGGCGCACACCAACAGCTGCCTGAACCCGATTATTTACTGCCTCATGAGGAAGGAGTTCAGGAACAAACTGAGAGGTCTGATACACAGAGGATAG